A genomic segment from Candidatus Viadribacter manganicus encodes:
- a CDS encoding M14 family metallopeptidase, with protein MVMASAFPIGVAGRAWGERERAQWRATQKNRRSYQADVVSRIEALSDRFERIAYGEITYADEAYTLYALRSRVVRPALPNVLVTGGVHGYETSGVFGALAFLDEVAGEFSDRVNLLAAPCVSPWAYERINRWNYDAIDPNRNFRSDGPREATALIELVRSFAGDYLLHIDLHETTDSDETEFRPALSARDGNAFEPGEIPDGFYVVADTADRQLEFQKAIVAAVEQVTHIAPADAKGEIIGSTVIAHGVIEYPLAELSLCPSITNARFKTTTEVYPDSPRATPEICIRAQVTSVRAALDFALEA; from the coding sequence CCGATTGGCGTGGCCGGGCGTGCCTGGGGCGAGCGGGAACGCGCGCAATGGCGCGCCACGCAAAAGAACCGGCGCAGCTATCAAGCTGATGTGGTTTCGCGGATCGAGGCGCTCAGCGATCGGTTTGAGCGGATCGCCTATGGCGAGATCACTTACGCCGATGAGGCTTACACACTCTACGCATTGCGCAGCCGGGTGGTTCGTCCGGCGCTGCCGAACGTGTTGGTGACGGGCGGGGTCCACGGTTATGAAACCAGCGGCGTCTTTGGCGCGCTTGCGTTTCTCGACGAGGTTGCGGGCGAGTTCAGTGATCGCGTCAATTTGTTGGCGGCGCCGTGTGTCAGTCCCTGGGCGTACGAGCGCATCAATCGTTGGAACTATGACGCGATAGATCCGAACCGCAATTTTCGCTCCGATGGCCCGCGCGAAGCGACGGCGTTGATTGAGCTGGTGCGCTCCTTCGCCGGCGACTACCTGCTGCACATCGATCTGCACGAAACAACGGATTCCGATGAAACTGAATTTCGCCCGGCTTTGAGCGCGCGCGACGGCAACGCTTTTGAGCCCGGCGAGATTCCGGATGGATTTTATGTCGTCGCGGATACGGCTGATCGGCAGCTTGAATTCCAAAAGGCCATCGTCGCAGCCGTCGAGCAGGTGACGCACATCGCGCCGGCCGATGCGAAAGGTGAGATCATTGGCTCAACCGTGATCGCGCACGGCGTCATCGAATATCCGCTGGCCGAACTTTCGCTCTGTCCTTCGATCACCAATGCGCGCTTCAAGACGACGACCGAAGTCTATCCTGACAGTCCGCGCGCTACGCCCGAGATCTGCATCCGCGCGCAAGTAACGTCCGTCCGCGCCGCGCTCGACTTTGCGTTAGAGGCCTAA
- a CDS encoding potassium transporter Kup: protein MSTLTHAPTAAANLPDASKRGFWGLTLAAIGVVYGDIGTSPLYAFRESIGHVVRENGAATNGEIIGVISLMLWALIAIVTIKYATILLRLDNRGEGGTLSLMALVQRALGKRTPLVLIVGLAGAGLFYGDAMLTPAISVLSAIEGLAVLPGLTGRVEPFVMPITLGILIALFLVQRRGSGVVGAWFGPICILWFAVLGGLGLLHLSQDLSILAAINPLYAINFLSSHTGLGFIVLGSVFLTVTGAEALYADMGHFGRKPISVAWAWLVFPALALNYLGQGAMVIADRSTIGNPFFLMAPEAWRPALVLIATAATIIASQAVISGAYSLTQQAIQLGLLPRMRILQTSERHFGQIYMPQVNYLLMLGVLFMTFSFGSSSALGAAYGVSVIGTMMTSSVLAILAIWKVSKRPLWFAVLLMSPFIVIELIFAGSNLLKVFHGGIVPLIIAAGFILIMWTWVRGSALLHEQTRRDVSLQQILATLEISPPKRVRGTAIFLTADPQAAPTALLHNLKHNQVLHEQIILLSIRTAPTPRIADSERITVETIRPDIQIVTLSFGFMETPNVIRGLTLARERGLAFDIMTTSFFLSRRALVPTDKSGMPRWQDLLFIFLARNSSSATEFFHIPTSRVVELGAQVAI from the coding sequence ATGAGCACTCTCACCCACGCCCCCACCGCGGCCGCCAACCTTCCCGACGCATCAAAGCGCGGCTTCTGGGGCCTCACCCTCGCCGCCATCGGCGTCGTCTACGGCGATATCGGCACCTCGCCGCTTTACGCCTTCCGCGAGTCCATCGGCCATGTCGTGCGCGAAAACGGCGCCGCGACCAACGGTGAGATCATCGGCGTCATTTCACTGATGCTTTGGGCGCTCATCGCTATCGTCACCATCAAGTACGCGACCATCCTGCTCCGCCTCGACAATCGTGGCGAGGGCGGCACGCTCTCCTTGATGGCGCTCGTCCAGCGGGCACTCGGCAAGCGCACGCCATTAGTGCTTATCGTCGGCCTCGCCGGCGCCGGCCTCTTTTACGGCGACGCGATGCTGACGCCGGCGATCTCGGTGCTCTCCGCCATCGAGGGTCTGGCCGTGCTGCCAGGGCTCACCGGCCGCGTCGAACCGTTCGTGATGCCGATCACGCTCGGCATTCTCATCGCGCTCTTCTTGGTGCAACGGCGCGGCTCAGGCGTTGTCGGCGCCTGGTTCGGCCCGATTTGCATTCTTTGGTTTGCAGTGCTCGGCGGTCTGGGTCTGCTGCATCTCAGCCAGGATCTCAGCATCCTCGCCGCCATCAACCCGCTCTACGCGATCAACTTCCTCAGCTCGCACACAGGCCTTGGCTTCATCGTGCTGGGCTCAGTGTTTCTCACCGTCACCGGGGCCGAAGCGCTTTACGCCGACATGGGCCATTTCGGCCGCAAGCCAATCTCTGTCGCCTGGGCGTGGCTTGTCTTTCCCGCACTCGCGCTCAACTATCTCGGCCAAGGCGCCATGGTGATCGCGGACCGCAGCACCATCGGCAATCCCTTCTTCCTGATGGCGCCGGAAGCCTGGCGCCCCGCTCTTGTGCTCATCGCCACCGCCGCAACCATCATCGCCAGCCAAGCCGTGATCTCCGGCGCCTATTCATTGACCCAGCAGGCCATCCAGCTCGGCCTCTTGCCACGCATGCGCATCCTGCAGACCTCAGAGCGCCACTTCGGCCAAATCTACATGCCGCAAGTAAACTACCTGCTGATGCTCGGCGTCTTGTTCATGACCTTCTCATTCGGTTCTTCAAGCGCGCTCGGCGCCGCCTACGGCGTCTCTGTCATCGGCACGATGATGACCTCATCCGTGCTCGCTATTCTCGCCATCTGGAAAGTCTCGAAGCGGCCGCTTTGGTTCGCGGTGCTGCTGATGTCGCCGTTCATCGTCATTGAGCTCATCTTTGCCGGATCGAACCTGCTCAAAGTCTTCCACGGCGGTATCGTGCCCTTGATCATCGCCGCCGGATTCATCCTCATTATGTGGACCTGGGTGCGCGGTTCGGCCTTGCTGCACGAGCAAACACGCCGCGATGTAAGCCTTCAGCAAATACTGGCGACGCTCGAAATCTCGCCGCCGAAGCGCGTGCGCGGGACGGCCATCTTCCTCACCGCCGATCCGCAAGCTGCGCCGACCGCGCTCCTGCACAATCTGAAGCACAACCAGGTACTACACGAGCAGATCATCCTGCTCTCGATCCGCACTGCACCGACGCCGCGCATCGCCGATAGCGAGCGCATCACCGTCGAGACCATCCGCCCCGACATCCAGATCGTGACCTTGAGCTTCGGCTTCATGGAAACGCCGAACGTCATTCGCGGACTTACCCTCGCCCGCGAGCGCGGCCTCGCCTTCGACATTATGACCACGTCGTTCTTCCTCAGCCGCCGTGCTCTAGTGCCGACGGACAAGAGCGGCATGCCACGCTGGCAAGACCTCCTCTTCATCTTCCTCGCCCGCAACTCCTCGAGCGCCACCGAGTTTTTTCACATCCCGACAAGCCGCGTCGTAGAATTAGGCGCGCAGGTCGCAATTTAG
- a CDS encoding sensor histidine kinase, translating into MNERSASWPARLPIIAATASMVGVAALVAYVGERWLDPQSLSLFFVVPIVLAAMRYGLAASLGASVLSVAALNFLFVEPRFTMAVARPQDLWALLLLAAVGVLVSLIAQRARTAEAARVEAARERFKSELLAGVSHDLRTPLATILFTLQSLQRFAADHDQASRNELFDLAESETRRLAGLVERLLSASRIEAGRTPVQLEPVSVSEIVASAMLDAGAEIAEIEIAVEAPADLPLVSADPALATRALANVLSNAGKYGGGFPISVSVRCEDHNVLIDVRDRGPGLGEDPERLFEKFVRGVDADGRAPGLGLGLALARTFMESQGGGLKAANCEGGGAQFTLSLPCWTKATRYGD; encoded by the coding sequence GTGAACGAGCGTTCTGCTTCTTGGCCTGCGCGGCTTCCGATCATCGCAGCGACCGCCTCTATGGTCGGCGTTGCGGCCTTGGTTGCGTATGTGGGCGAGCGTTGGCTCGATCCGCAGAGTCTGTCGCTGTTTTTCGTGGTTCCGATTGTGCTCGCGGCCATGCGCTATGGCTTGGCGGCTTCGCTGGGCGCGTCGGTGTTGAGTGTGGCGGCGCTGAATTTCTTGTTCGTGGAGCCTCGCTTCACGATGGCGGTAGCGCGGCCGCAAGATTTGTGGGCGCTTTTACTTTTGGCCGCAGTGGGCGTACTGGTGAGTTTGATCGCGCAGCGCGCGCGCACCGCAGAGGCGGCCCGCGTTGAGGCGGCGCGTGAGCGGTTTAAATCGGAGTTGCTTGCCGGCGTGTCGCACGATTTGCGCACGCCCTTGGCGACAATTCTCTTCACGCTGCAAAGCTTGCAGAGATTTGCCGCTGATCACGATCAGGCGTCGCGCAATGAATTGTTCGATTTGGCCGAGAGCGAAACGCGGCGGTTGGCGGGATTGGTGGAGAGGTTGCTCTCGGCGTCGCGCATTGAGGCTGGACGAACGCCTGTGCAGCTCGAGCCTGTGAGCGTGAGCGAGATTGTGGCGTCGGCGATGCTGGATGCCGGCGCTGAAATTGCTGAGATTGAGATTGCGGTGGAAGCGCCCGCGGATTTGCCGCTGGTGTCAGCCGACCCGGCGCTGGCGACGCGAGCGCTTGCGAATGTGCTTTCGAACGCGGGGAAGTATGGCGGAGGTTTTCCAATCAGCGTGTCGGTGCGCTGTGAGGATCATAACGTGCTGATCGATGTGCGCGATCGCGGGCCAGGGCTTGGCGAAGATCCGGAGCGCTTGTTCGAGAAGTTCGTGCGCGGTGTCGATGCGGATGGGCGCGCGCCGGGTTTGGGGCTTGGGCTGGCGCTCGCACGCACGTTTATGGAGTCGCAAGGGGGCGGGCTAAAGGCCGCCAATTGCGAAGGCGGCGGCGCGCAATTCACTTTGAGTTTGCCGTGTTGGACCAAAGCGACGCGTTATGGTGACTGA
- a CDS encoding response regulator transcription factor, whose translation MVTETIILVVEDDASLQRSLVMTLKTAGYAPIGAGSLAEARRMRSHHRPQAILLDLGLPDGDGLDFIGTVRAEALTPIVVLTARDAEALKVRALDAGADDYVTKPFGLDELLARLRAALRHAVQAGGSAPSVRTGPLEIDLAARVVRREGREIELSPKEFEILALLAAQLGKVVRHQDLLKAVWGSERTDIQYLRVYVGQLRTKLGLADAPLLVSDPGVGYRLIAAPPV comes from the coding sequence ATGGTGACTGAAACGATAATCCTGGTGGTTGAAGACGATGCGTCGTTGCAGCGCTCGTTGGTGATGACGTTGAAGACGGCGGGGTATGCGCCAATCGGCGCGGGCTCGCTGGCGGAGGCGCGGCGGATGCGGTCGCATCACAGACCGCAAGCCATTTTGCTCGATTTGGGTTTGCCGGACGGTGATGGGTTGGACTTTATCGGCACCGTGCGCGCCGAAGCGTTGACACCTATCGTGGTGCTGACGGCGCGCGATGCCGAGGCGCTGAAGGTGCGCGCGCTCGACGCCGGCGCCGATGACTATGTGACCAAGCCGTTTGGGCTCGATGAATTGCTGGCGCGGCTGCGCGCGGCGCTGCGTCATGCGGTGCAGGCGGGTGGAAGTGCGCCGAGCGTTCGCACTGGGCCGCTGGAGATCGACTTAGCGGCGCGCGTGGTGCGGCGCGAGGGCCGTGAGATTGAGCTATCGCCGAAAGAGTTCGAGATTCTGGCGCTGCTTGCGGCGCAACTCGGCAAGGTGGTGCGCCATCAGGACTTGCTGAAAGCGGTATGGGGTTCGGAGCGCACGGACATTCAGTATTTGCGCGTCTATGTCGGGCAGTTGCGGACGAAGCTTGGCTTGGCAGACGCGCCCTTGCTGGTGTCCGATCCTGGCGTCGGCTACAGGCTGATCGCGGCGCCGCCAGTGTGA
- a CDS encoding gamma-butyrobetaine hydroxylase-like domain-containing protein has protein sequence MTAEAISRPWPTDLVFDRETKALTIAFDDGELFEVPFELLRVESPSAENKGHGGNVPPPVTGKANVNVVRAEAVGRYAVRIVFDDGHDSGLYSWDLLYDLGRDKDEKLRIYRDTLRLRALRDEA, from the coding sequence ATGACTGCAGAAGCAATCTCCCGCCCCTGGCCCACCGATCTCGTTTTCGATCGCGAGACCAAGGCGCTCACCATCGCCTTTGACGACGGCGAGTTGTTCGAGGTGCCGTTCGAACTCTTGCGCGTCGAAAGCCCGAGCGCCGAAAACAAGGGCCACGGCGGCAATGTCCCGCCGCCCGTCACTGGCAAGGCCAACGTCAATGTCGTGCGCGCTGAAGCCGTCGGCCGCTATGCCGTGCGCATTGTTTTCGACGACGGCCACGACAGCGGCCTCTATTCGTGGGACCTGCTCTACGATCTCGGCCGCGACAAGGACGAGAAGCTGCGCATCTATCGCGACACGCTCCGCCTGCGCGCGCTGCGGGACGAAGCCTAG
- a CDS encoding Trm112 family protein → MTDVDPKLLEVLICPASRTLLRYDRERQELISESARLAYPVRDGVPIMLIDEARELGADE, encoded by the coding sequence ATGACCGACGTCGATCCCAAACTTCTCGAAGTGCTGATCTGCCCCGCATCGCGCACACTGCTGCGTTACGATCGCGAGCGCCAAGAACTGATCAGCGAAAGCGCGCGCCTTGCTTATCCGGTTCGTGACGGCGTCCCGATCATGCTGATCGATGAAGCCCGCGAACTCGGGGCCGATGAATAG
- a CDS encoding LON peptidase substrate-binding domain-containing protein: MSAFGYRKPADLPQTIPLFPLVGAILMPRGVLALNVFEPRYLNMVDDALAGDRLIGMIQPATGEEDNPVPDLSDVGTVGRITAFSETEDGRYLITLTGICRFDLNQELEPGTPYRQALVSYDAFEDDFTQARGERIDRDGLIKSLKSYASLHGFVVDWDSVEQAPTETIVNVAAQICPFDPAAKQAMLEAVTLEDRTNALLALLEWDRAAGDDPRPIQ; this comes from the coding sequence GTGAGCGCCTTCGGTTATCGTAAGCCCGCGGACTTGCCGCAGACTATTCCGCTCTTCCCTCTCGTCGGCGCCATTCTGATGCCGCGCGGCGTACTGGCGCTCAACGTGTTCGAACCGCGTTACCTCAACATGGTCGACGACGCGCTCGCCGGTGATCGTCTCATCGGCATGATCCAGCCCGCCACGGGCGAGGAAGATAATCCCGTCCCCGATCTCTCGGATGTCGGCACCGTCGGACGCATCACAGCCTTCTCCGAAACCGAAGATGGCCGCTATCTCATCACGCTCACCGGTATTTGCCGGTTCGATCTCAACCAAGAACTCGAGCCCGGCACGCCCTATCGCCAAGCGCTGGTTTCTTACGACGCGTTCGAAGACGATTTCACACAAGCCCGCGGCGAACGCATCGACCGCGACGGCCTGATCAAATCGCTGAAAAGTTATGCTTCGCTGCACGGCTTCGTCGTGGACTGGGACTCAGTCGAACAGGCGCCGACGGAAACGATCGTCAATGTCGCCGCGCAGATCTGCCCGTTCGATCCCGCCGCCAAGCAAGCCATGCTCGAAGCGGTTACGCTCGAGGATCGCACCAATGCCCTACTGGCGCTGCTCGAATGGGACCGCGCCGCCGGCGACGATCCGCGTCCAATTCAATGA
- a CDS encoding thioredoxin family protein, with protein MTFIDGAAPLETDIVKDGTDQGFMAEVVEQSRSTPVIVDFWAPWCGPCKTLGPPLERAVRSAGGKVRLVKINIDENPGVAGQLGVRSIPAVYAFDQGRPIDGFMGAIPESQIKLFVDRLAGADMTAEIEPLLAQAAESIQLGDIGGAAQAFTVVLQLDPTNTKAIAGMARIALSAGDIENAQEILAMAPPEKINDPDIAGVRAAIELAGNAANVGDNDELGAKVTANPNDLEARFEYAEALSARGDLEAASDQLLTIIEKNRDWNEGAARSQLLKIFEAAGPMSDVTKQGRRKLSAILFS; from the coding sequence ATGACTTTTATCGACGGCGCAGCGCCGCTTGAAACCGACATCGTTAAAGACGGCACCGACCAAGGCTTCATGGCCGAAGTGGTCGAGCAATCGCGCTCAACGCCGGTCATCGTGGATTTCTGGGCGCCGTGGTGCGGCCCCTGCAAGACGCTTGGCCCGCCGTTGGAGCGCGCCGTGCGCAGCGCCGGCGGCAAAGTGCGCCTGGTGAAGATCAATATCGACGAGAACCCCGGCGTCGCCGGCCAACTCGGCGTGCGTTCGATCCCGGCAGTTTACGCCTTCGATCAAGGCCGCCCCATTGATGGCTTCATGGGCGCGATCCCGGAAAGCCAGATCAAACTCTTCGTCGATCGCCTCGCCGGCGCCGACATGACCGCCGAGATCGAACCACTGCTCGCGCAAGCGGCCGAGTCAATTCAGCTCGGCGACATTGGCGGCGCGGCGCAAGCTTTCACCGTCGTGCTTCAACTCGACCCCACCAACACCAAAGCCATCGCCGGCATGGCGCGCATCGCGCTCAGCGCCGGGGATATCGAGAACGCGCAAGAAATTCTCGCCATGGCGCCGCCGGAGAAGATCAACGATCCGGATATCGCCGGGGTCCGCGCCGCCATCGAGCTCGCGGGCAACGCCGCCAATGTCGGCGACAACGACGAGCTCGGCGCCAAGGTCACCGCCAATCCGAACGATCTCGAAGCACGCTTCGAATACGCCGAAGCGCTCTCCGCGCGCGGTGATCTTGAAGCCGCGAGCGATCAATTGCTCACCATCATCGAAAAGAACCGCGATTGGAACGAGGGCGCCGCACGCAGCCAGCTGCTGAAGATCTTCGAGGCCGCAGGCCCGATGTCCGACGTCACCAAGCAGGGGCGCCGCAAGCTGTCGGCGATTCTGTTCTCGTGA
- a CDS encoding prolyl-tRNA synthetase associated domain-containing protein: MPATEADLFARFDALGIKHVTHRHRPVFTVEEGRDLKASMPGGHTKNLFVKDKKGAIFLICAISDTAIDLNATSKLLASGRFSFGSPERLKEHLGVEPGSVTLFAVINDPNQTVTLVLDEALFERDPVNFHPLKNDATTAISPADMLKFVRSLGREPIRLTFDAAGTPTRIEPDTTPAHV, encoded by the coding sequence ATGCCAGCGACCGAAGCCGACCTTTTCGCCCGTTTTGATGCGCTCGGCATCAAGCACGTGACGCACCGGCACCGGCCAGTGTTCACGGTCGAAGAAGGCCGCGATCTCAAAGCCTCGATGCCGGGCGGGCACACCAAAAACCTGTTCGTGAAGGACAAGAAGGGCGCGATCTTCCTGATCTGCGCCATCTCCGACACCGCCATCGATCTCAACGCCACCTCGAAATTGCTGGCCTCCGGCCGGTTTTCGTTTGGCTCACCCGAGCGGCTGAAGGAGCATCTGGGCGTCGAGCCAGGATCTGTGACGCTGTTCGCCGTCATCAATGACCCAAACCAAACCGTCACTTTGGTGCTCGATGAGGCGCTGTTCGAACGCGATCCGGTGAACTTCCATCCGCTGAAGAACGACGCGACCACCGCGATCAGCCCGGCTGACATGCTGAAATTCGTGCGTTCCCTCGGCCGCGAACCGATCCGGCTCACTTTCGATGCCGCAGGCACACCCACAAGAATTGAACCGGACACCACTCCGGCCCATGTTTAG
- a CDS encoding DUF6065 family protein, translating to MKLTCYQVDPQPAEMVPGSPDREWMDRFSDRHPYRCLPLVVANTTGWALLSPVSFTATWTGGPRIEDIRLDPDGDTTRAQLDRWAVSHFSGGVLTFHTGWLFRTEEGWDLWAGGPPNHIKDGIQPLAGVIETYWLPFPFTMNWRFTRPGMISFQKGEPFCFVYPLPHEKMDEVQPIVKSLDSDPELKRQYLAWGASRTNFLDKLADKDSEAVKNGWQRDYFRGRTPEGHLAPDSHVNRRRLKPPRKAEPGE from the coding sequence ATGAAACTCACTTGTTATCAAGTCGATCCGCAGCCAGCCGAGATGGTGCCGGGCTCGCCGGATCGCGAATGGATGGATCGATTTTCGGATCGCCACCCTTACCGCTGCTTGCCGCTGGTGGTCGCCAACACAACTGGCTGGGCGCTGCTCTCGCCGGTTAGCTTCACCGCGACATGGACGGGCGGGCCGCGCATCGAAGACATTCGCCTCGATCCGGACGGTGACACCACGCGCGCGCAACTTGATCGCTGGGCGGTTTCGCACTTTTCTGGCGGCGTGCTGACGTTTCACACCGGCTGGCTGTTCCGCACCGAAGAAGGCTGGGATTTGTGGGCCGGTGGGCCACCCAATCACATCAAGGACGGCATCCAGCCGCTTGCGGGCGTGATCGAGACCTATTGGCTGCCGTTTCCGTTCACGATGAACTGGCGCTTCACGCGGCCGGGCATGATCTCGTTCCAAAAGGGCGAGCCGTTCTGCTTTGTGTATCCTCTGCCGCACGAGAAGATGGATGAAGTTCAGCCGATCGTGAAATCGCTCGACTCCGATCCTGAGCTGAAGAGGCAGTATCTGGCGTGGGGCGCGAGTCGCACCAATTTCCTCGACAAGCTCGCCGACAAGGATTCCGAGGCGGTGAAGAACGGCTGGCAACGCGATTATTTCCGTGGCCGCACGCCAGAGGGGCATCTGGCGCCGGATAGCCACGTCAATCGCCGCCGCCTGAAGCCGCCGCGTAAGGCTGAGCCGGGGGAATAA
- a CDS encoding dipeptidase: MDRREFALGAGALLAAGSFGGAAWAYDGAISSRARSVHRRAIIVDANLGPPITSDQLPLPQATLDLARNAGVSAIKTSMGGFNAPFEDTLDEIAFYQRLIEAHPDYFRQIRTAADITAAKRARQVGIIFSFESAACLEDKVDRIDLFRNLGVCVMQLSYNTPSPFGAGVMSPPESTLTELGRQAVARMNEKGVALDLSHANPATTSAAIEASTKPVLITHAGCAAVHNNPRNKSDEVMRAVAEKGGVFGIFDLFFTAPSPRQPNVDDYIAHMTHALNVCGEDHVGIGSDTSFDTMEMSAEEREGWNAETQRRIAAGVAAPEEDGRLPFTEGLNRPDRALVIADALLDRGIAPRVVEKVLGGNFIRAFGEIW, translated from the coding sequence ATGGATCGTCGTGAGTTTGCGCTGGGCGCGGGTGCGTTGCTGGCGGCGGGAAGCTTTGGCGGCGCGGCTTGGGCCTATGATGGCGCCATCAGTTCGCGGGCGCGTTCAGTGCACAGGCGCGCGATCATCGTCGACGCCAATCTTGGGCCGCCGATTACCTCCGACCAGTTGCCGCTGCCGCAAGCGACGCTCGATCTGGCGCGCAATGCCGGTGTTTCCGCGATCAAGACCAGCATGGGCGGCTTCAACGCGCCGTTCGAGGACACGCTTGACGAGATCGCGTTCTACCAGCGTTTGATCGAAGCGCACCCGGACTATTTCCGTCAGATCCGCACAGCCGCCGATATCACCGCCGCCAAGCGCGCGCGGCAAGTCGGCATCATCTTCTCGTTCGAGAGCGCGGCGTGTTTGGAGGATAAGGTCGATCGCATCGATCTTTTCCGCAATCTCGGCGTGTGCGTGATGCAACTTTCCTACAATACGCCTTCCCCGTTCGGCGCAGGCGTGATGTCGCCGCCGGAGTCGACGCTCACCGAGCTTGGCCGCCAAGCCGTTGCCCGCATGAACGAGAAGGGCGTGGCCTTGGATTTGAGTCACGCGAACCCTGCAACCACCAGTGCAGCGATCGAGGCTTCGACGAAGCCGGTGCTGATCACGCATGCCGGGTGCGCCGCCGTGCACAACAATCCGCGCAATAAGAGCGATGAAGTGATGCGCGCTGTCGCCGAAAAGGGCGGAGTGTTTGGAATTTTCGATCTCTTCTTTACCGCGCCAAGCCCGCGTCAGCCGAATGTCGACGATTATATCGCGCACATGACGCACGCGCTGAACGTGTGCGGCGAAGATCATGTCGGCATCGGCAGCGACACCAGTTTCGACACGATGGAAATGTCGGCTGAGGAGCGCGAAGGCTGGAACGCTGAAACGCAGCGTCGCATCGCGGCTGGCGTCGCTGCACCGGAAGAAGATGGGCGTTTGCCGTTCACGGAAGGGCTCAACCGTCCAGATCGCGCGCTGGTGATTGCCGATGCGCTGCTCGATCGCGGAATTGCGCCGCGTGTCGTTGAGAAAGTTCTGGGCGGCAATTTCATCCGTGCGTTTGGCGAGATTTGGTGA
- a CDS encoding S41 family peptidase, which yields MIGRFPARLCAAVIALALAPAAAFAQAPPPDPASVTMSASENSAVVLSLAEVLRERFAFRARGAAAARQIVAMERRGEFRNARTAAELLTLIDTRIAPIVNDRHFRVRYMGPEIIAGFSEAPPSAEEIAGFHEEVRLRGGEIPDVRWLPGNVGYLRINMFLDAEPSIDKLAAAMGMLADTGALIIDVRGAPGGEPAGVANVIGHLVTERTATVRTADRFDPSLSRTYYAEPRSPGFTGKPVFVLIDGETGSGAEEFAYDLQAMRRATLVGTTTYGAATPGGFRPLAEGFAAFIPMQTVNNTITNANWEGVGVRPDVEVPAEEALERAHRLALQAILQNAQGIRRAIAEEGLASLER from the coding sequence ATGATTGGACGTTTTCCGGCGCGCCTTTGCGCGGCCGTCATCGCGCTGGCGCTGGCGCCAGCCGCAGCCTTTGCTCAAGCGCCCCCGCCAGATCCGGCATCCGTCACGATGAGCGCCTCAGAGAATAGCGCCGTCGTGCTTTCCCTGGCCGAGGTGTTGCGCGAGCGCTTCGCCTTCCGCGCACGCGGCGCCGCCGCTGCACGCCAGATTGTCGCCATGGAAAGACGCGGTGAGTTCCGCAACGCGCGCACGGCGGCGGAACTGCTTACGCTCATCGACACTCGTATCGCCCCCATCGTCAACGATCGCCATTTTCGTGTTCGCTACATGGGCCCTGAGATTATCGCCGGGTTCAGCGAAGCGCCGCCCTCGGCCGAAGAGATCGCGGGCTTTCACGAAGAGGTCCGTCTTCGCGGCGGCGAAATTCCGGACGTGCGCTGGCTCCCAGGCAATGTGGGCTATCTGCGCATCAATATGTTCCTCGATGCCGAGCCCAGCATCGATAAGCTCGCTGCCGCGATGGGCATGCTCGCCGATACCGGCGCCCTGATTATCGACGTTCGCGGCGCGCCAGGCGGCGAGCCGGCAGGAGTCGCCAACGTGATCGGTCATCTCGTGACCGAGCGCACGGCCACGGTGCGCACGGCAGATCGGTTCGACCCGTCTTTAAGCCGCACCTATTACGCTGAGCCAAGAAGCCCGGGTTTCACGGGTAAGCCGGTCTTCGTGCTGATCGACGGAGAGACAGGCTCAGGCGCTGAAGAATTCGCCTATGATCTGCAAGCCATGCGGCGCGCGACGCTTGTGGGTACGACAACATACGGCGCAGCAACGCCCGGCGGCTTTCGTCCGCTTGCGGAAGGCTTCGCCGCCTTCATCCCCATGCAGACCGTCAACAACACGATCACCAACGCCAATTGGGAAGGCGTCGGCGTCAGGCCGGATGTCGAAGTCCCTGCCGAAGAGGCCCTCGAGCGCGCGCATCGCCTAGCCCTCCAAGCCATCCTCCAGAATGCGCAAGGCATACGCCGCGCAATCGCCGAAGAAGGACTGGCCTCACTGGAGCGATAA
- a CDS encoding YerC/YecD family TrpR-related protein, producing the protein MAKYDLIDALLALEGRKTAEAFLTDLLTPSELRALSERWAVAQLLDRGELSYREIAEEAPSSTATVVRVARFLKEMPHKGYRRVLDRLQSARP; encoded by the coding sequence ATGGCTAAGTATGATTTGATTGATGCGCTGCTGGCGCTGGAGGGCCGCAAAACGGCCGAGGCGTTCCTTACCGACTTGCTGACGCCCAGCGAGTTGCGGGCGCTGTCCGAGCGCTGGGCGGTGGCGCAATTGCTGGATCGCGGCGAGCTTTCGTATCGCGAAATCGCTGAGGAGGCGCCGTCGAGCACGGCGACGGTCGTCCGTGTCGCGCGGTTTTTGAAGGAGATGCCCCACAAGGGCTATCGGCGCGTGCTCGATCGTCTGCAGAGCGCGCGGCCATGA